From Mycolicibacterium nivoides, a single genomic window includes:
- a CDS encoding glycoside hydrolase family 13 protein — MRRWWADAVFYQVYPRSFRDSDGDGVGDLDGVSAGLDYLAALGVDALWLNPVMVSPMADHGYDVADPRDVDPLFGGIDALDRLLDAAHARGIRVTMDLVPNHTSSAHPWFVQALADPRHRDRYIFRDGRGPHGDAPPNNWVSVFGGPAWTRITEPDGTPGQWYLHLFDPAQPDLNWNHPAVFEDLEKTLRFWLDRGVDGFRIDVAHGMAKPPELPDMAVTDTALLRNSDDDPRFDNDSVHDIHRFIRTVLDDYPDAVAVGEVWVHGNERFARYLRPDELHLGFNFRLVQADFDAREVHDAIDNAIAAANLAGATPTWTLSNHDVEREVTRYGDGARGLARARAMALVMLALPGAVFVYNGEELGLPNVDLPDEVLQDPVWERSGHTERGRDGCRVPMPWSGDAPPFGFSSSTGTWLPMPAEWAPLTVQRQQADPTSTLEFYRRAIQLRSSRAEFTGSRIELNTADEVLTLRSEGGLVCVLNTGAEPVPLPPGEVLLTSAELTDALLPADSAVWLI; from the coding sequence ATGCGCCGGTGGTGGGCAGACGCGGTTTTCTACCAGGTCTATCCCCGCTCCTTCCGAGACAGCGACGGCGATGGAGTCGGTGACCTCGACGGGGTGAGCGCCGGGCTGGACTATCTGGCGGCGCTCGGCGTCGACGCCCTGTGGCTCAACCCGGTGATGGTGTCGCCGATGGCCGACCACGGCTATGACGTCGCCGATCCGCGCGACGTCGACCCGCTGTTCGGCGGCATCGACGCCCTTGACCGCCTGCTCGACGCCGCTCATGCCCGCGGCATCCGGGTCACCATGGACCTGGTGCCCAACCACACCAGTTCGGCGCACCCGTGGTTCGTCCAGGCCCTGGCCGACCCACGCCATCGCGACCGCTACATCTTCCGGGACGGCCGCGGCCCACACGGTGACGCGCCGCCCAACAACTGGGTGTCGGTGTTCGGCGGCCCGGCATGGACCCGCATCACCGAACCCGACGGCACACCGGGCCAGTGGTATCTGCACCTGTTCGATCCCGCTCAGCCCGACCTGAACTGGAACCACCCCGCGGTGTTCGAGGACCTGGAGAAGACGCTGCGGTTCTGGCTCGACCGCGGGGTCGACGGGTTCCGCATCGACGTAGCCCACGGCATGGCCAAGCCACCCGAGCTCCCCGACATGGCGGTCACCGACACCGCGCTGCTGCGCAACAGCGACGACGACCCGCGGTTCGACAACGACAGCGTGCACGACATCCACCGGTTCATCCGCACGGTGCTCGACGACTATCCGGACGCGGTGGCCGTCGGCGAGGTCTGGGTGCACGGCAACGAGCGCTTCGCCAGGTACCTGCGCCCCGACGAACTGCACCTTGGCTTCAATTTCCGTCTGGTGCAAGCCGATTTCGACGCCCGCGAGGTTCACGACGCGATCGACAACGCGATCGCCGCGGCCAACCTCGCCGGGGCGACACCGACGTGGACGCTGTCCAACCACGACGTGGAACGCGAGGTGACCCGCTACGGCGACGGCGCCCGGGGATTGGCGCGGGCGCGGGCGATGGCGCTGGTGATGCTGGCACTGCCGGGCGCGGTATTCGTCTACAACGGCGAGGAACTCGGGCTGCCCAATGTCGATCTGCCCGACGAGGTGCTCCAGGATCCGGTGTGGGAGCGCTCCGGCCACACCGAACGCGGACGTGACGGGTGCCGGGTCCCGATGCCGTGGTCGGGCGATGCCCCGCCGTTCGGCTTCTCCTCGAGCACCGGCACCTGGCTGCCGATGCCCGCCGAGTGGGCGCCATTGACGGTGCAGCGTCAGCAGGCCGACCCGACGTCGACGCTGGAGTTCTACCGGCGGGCCATCCAATTGCGCTCCAGCCGCGCGGAATTCACCGGCAGCCGGATCGAGCTCAATACCGCCGACGAGGTTCTCACGTTGCGGAGCGAAGGTGGCCTGGTGTGTGTCCTCAACACCGGCGCCGAGCCGGTGCCGTTGCCGCCGGGCGAGGTGCTGCTGACCAGTGCTGAGCTGACGGACGCGCTGCTGCCCGCCGACTCCGCCGTCTGGCTGATCTAG
- a CDS encoding putative immunity protein yields MDELRVVARYVAEAAEEVLVVFEGVHPDDPRPRAAITAAWRFVDGAPRSQAQRVASLDAHRAAKDADTEAARLAAQAAGDAASAAYLHPIAKAHQVGHILRAAANVARIAEINSGDPAAGDMVLQRVRQRATPVLIDVLRRYPPAPAGTSPVARLMATLDDALRAQR; encoded by the coding sequence ATGGACGAGCTGCGAGTCGTCGCTCGATACGTGGCGGAGGCGGCTGAAGAGGTCCTTGTCGTATTCGAGGGCGTGCATCCAGATGACCCTCGGCCGCGGGCCGCCATCACCGCCGCTTGGCGGTTCGTCGACGGTGCCCCCAGGTCCCAGGCGCAGCGGGTCGCGTCGCTGGACGCCCACCGGGCCGCGAAAGACGCCGATACCGAAGCCGCGCGTCTGGCCGCGCAGGCAGCCGGTGACGCCGCCTCGGCGGCCTATCTGCACCCGATCGCGAAAGCTCATCAGGTCGGCCACATCCTGCGGGCCGCGGCGAACGTGGCCCGCATCGCCGAGATCAACAGCGGCGATCCTGCGGCGGGGGACATGGTGCTGCAACGAGTTCGACAACGGGCCACACCGGTCTTGATCGACGTTCTCCGCCGCTATCCGCCCGCGCCGGCCGGTACCAGCCCGGTGGCCCGGCTGATGGCGACCTTGGATGATGCCCTGAGGGCGCAGCGCTGA
- a CDS encoding acyl-CoA thioesterase, giving the protein MYQHINHATMVTLLEEARIPFLREPFGATIETIGLLIADVRISYKGQLRLVDSPLQVTMWSKRVRAVDFTIGYEVRSLNAAPDSKPSVIGETQLAAVHIAEQRLERLTAEQRGYLESHLR; this is encoded by the coding sequence ATGTACCAGCACATCAATCACGCCACCATGGTGACCCTTCTCGAAGAGGCCCGGATACCGTTCCTTCGTGAGCCGTTCGGCGCCACGATCGAGACCATCGGCCTGCTGATCGCCGATGTCAGAATCTCCTACAAAGGGCAACTGCGGCTTGTGGACTCACCGCTTCAGGTGACCATGTGGTCCAAGCGGGTGCGGGCCGTCGACTTCACGATCGGGTACGAAGTGCGTTCGCTGAATGCCGCACCCGACTCCAAACCGTCGGTGATCGGCGAGACCCAGCTGGCCGCGGTCCACATCGCCGAGCAACGACTGGAACGTCTGACGGCCGAGCAGCGCGGCTACCTGGAGAGCCACCTGCGATGA
- a CDS encoding NAD-glutamate dehydrogenase, whose protein sequence is MTAEPGALRGQGISDRDRSQAPPEVIHRLAVAFLSTYRAPQADAPGVAATGPQTAVAERLVSDATLAAHYALAGQRAPGETKVMVYPGDADSGPALQIVTEQAAMLVDSVTVLLHRHGIAYPAIMNPVFRVRRDANGVLLDFQPAAEATGGDGVDECWILVPVSGAAEGPALTEVVGLVPGVLAEARQIGLDSAAMGAALHALANDVATDAEGRFPNADRRDVAALLRWLSDGHFVLLGYQQCAISDGQALVDPASRLGVLKLRDDVLPPLTAADDLMVLAQATMPSYVRYGANPYIVVVRESGASRDVTATEHRFVGLFTVAAMNANVLEIPLISRRVEEALAMARRDPSHPGQLLRDIVQTIPRPELFALSSKQLLDMALTVVDLGSRRRTLLFLRADQLAHFVSCLVYLPRDRYTTAVRLEMQDILVRELGGESIDYSARVSESPWAVVHFTVRLPDGKASHTVDTSTENENRIQNLLTEATRNWGDRMTSAAAHAALSPAAVEHYATAFPEDYKQAVAPADAIADIAIIEGLQDNSVKLVFDEGGDDGLAQLTWYLGGQSASLSELLPMLQSMGVVVLEERPYTVRRADGLPVWIYQFKVARQRSIPEAPDAASREATAQRFADAVTAIWHGWVEVDRFNELVLRADLTWQQVVILRAYAKYLRQAGFPYSQSHIESVVNENPHTTRSLVQLFEALFDPSEDTAGARDAQGAAAAVAADIDALVSLDTDRVLRAFATLIQATLRTNYFVQQPDSARQRGVVAMKLNPGLINELPLPRPKFEIFVYSPRVEGVHLRFGFVARGGLRWSDRREDFRTEILGLVKAQAVKNAVIVPVGAKGGFVVKRPPEPTGDAAVDREATRAEGVACYQLFISGLLDVTDNVDKGTGAVVTPPDVVRRDGEDAYLVVAADKGTATFSDIANEVAKSYGFWLGDAFASGGSIGYDHKAMGITAKGAWESVKRHFREMGVDTQSQDFTVVGVGDMSGDVFGNGMLLSKHIRLIAAFDHRHIFVDPNPDAAVSWVERKRLFELPRSSWEDYDAKLISEGGGVFSRQQKSIPISPQARAALGIDGDIEELTPPALMKAILKAPVDLLWNGGIGTYVKAETEADVGDRANDQIRVCGNEVRAKVIGEGGNLGVTSLGRIEFDLAGGRINTDALDNSAGVDCSDHEVNIKILIDSLVTAGKVSPAERTELLLSMTDEVGALVLTDNKDQNDLMGTSRANAASMLSVHARMIKEFVANRGLNRELEALPSEKEVKRRVDAGIGLTSPELATLMAHVKLNLKDDVLASDLPEQEVFASRLPRYFPEKLRKQFTSEIRSHQLRREIVTTMLVNDLVDTSGISYAYRITEDVGVGPVDAVRSYVATDAIFGIGKVWREIRAAGDEGVPVFVTDRMTLDLRRLVDRAGRWLLNYRPQPLAVGAEINRFAAKVSALRPHMPQWLRGDDKAIVEKEAGEFSAQGVSDELAYAVATGLYQYSLLDVIDISDIVDREPAEVADTYFALMDRLGADGLLTAVSQLGRDDRWHSLARLAIRDDIYGSLRALCFDVLAVGEPDETGEEKIAEWELTNSSRVTRARRTLTEIYQDGEQDLATLSVAARQIRSMTRTSGTGTTA, encoded by the coding sequence ATGACGGCCGAACCGGGAGCTCTTCGGGGACAGGGAATTAGCGACCGGGATCGCTCGCAGGCACCGCCTGAGGTGATCCACCGGCTCGCGGTGGCTTTCCTGTCCACCTACCGGGCTCCGCAGGCTGATGCGCCGGGAGTCGCGGCGACCGGTCCTCAGACCGCAGTGGCCGAGCGCCTGGTCTCCGATGCCACGTTGGCCGCCCACTACGCGCTGGCCGGCCAACGGGCGCCGGGCGAAACCAAGGTCATGGTCTATCCGGGGGACGCCGACTCCGGCCCGGCCCTGCAGATCGTCACCGAGCAGGCGGCGATGCTGGTGGATTCGGTGACGGTGTTGTTGCACCGCCACGGCATCGCCTACCCGGCCATCATGAACCCGGTCTTCCGGGTGCGCCGCGACGCCAACGGTGTGCTGCTGGATTTCCAGCCCGCTGCCGAGGCGACCGGGGGTGACGGGGTCGATGAGTGCTGGATCCTGGTCCCGGTCAGCGGGGCGGCCGAGGGTCCGGCGCTCACCGAGGTGGTCGGGCTGGTGCCCGGTGTCCTCGCCGAGGCCCGTCAGATCGGGCTGGATTCCGCGGCCATGGGCGCCGCTCTGCATGCCCTGGCCAACGACGTGGCCACCGATGCGGAGGGCCGGTTTCCCAACGCCGATCGCAGGGACGTGGCCGCTCTGCTGCGCTGGCTGTCCGATGGACACTTCGTGCTGCTGGGGTACCAGCAGTGCGCGATCAGCGATGGGCAGGCCCTGGTCGACCCGGCGAGCCGGCTCGGTGTGCTCAAGCTACGCGACGATGTGCTCCCGCCGCTGACTGCCGCCGACGACCTGATGGTGCTGGCGCAGGCCACGATGCCGAGTTATGTCCGTTACGGCGCCAACCCGTACATCGTCGTCGTACGCGAGAGTGGCGCGAGCCGTGATGTCACCGCTACAGAGCATCGTTTTGTGGGCCTGTTCACCGTGGCCGCGATGAACGCCAACGTGCTGGAGATCCCGTTGATCTCGAGGCGCGTCGAGGAGGCGCTGGCCATGGCCCGCCGCGATCCCAGTCATCCCGGGCAGCTGCTGCGTGACATCGTCCAGACCATCCCGCGCCCCGAACTGTTCGCGCTGAGCTCCAAGCAGCTGCTGGACATGGCGCTGACCGTGGTGGATCTGGGGTCACGTCGCCGCACCCTGCTGTTCCTGCGCGCGGATCAACTGGCGCACTTCGTGTCCTGCCTGGTGTACCTGCCCCGAGACCGCTACACCACCGCGGTACGGCTGGAGATGCAGGACATCCTCGTGCGCGAGCTCGGCGGTGAGAGCATCGACTACTCGGCCAGGGTGAGTGAATCACCGTGGGCAGTGGTTCATTTCACGGTCCGGCTGCCCGACGGCAAGGCCTCGCACACCGTGGACACCTCCACGGAGAACGAGAACCGGATCCAGAACCTGCTGACCGAGGCCACCCGCAACTGGGGTGATCGCATGACCAGCGCCGCGGCGCACGCGGCGCTCAGCCCCGCCGCCGTCGAGCACTATGCGACCGCGTTCCCGGAAGACTACAAGCAAGCTGTCGCCCCGGCCGATGCCATCGCCGATATCGCGATCATCGAAGGGCTGCAGGACAATTCGGTCAAGCTGGTGTTCGACGAGGGTGGGGATGACGGGCTGGCTCAGCTCACCTGGTACCTCGGGGGACAGTCGGCCTCGCTGAGCGAGTTGCTGCCGATGCTGCAGTCGATGGGTGTGGTGGTGCTCGAGGAGCGTCCGTACACCGTGCGCCGGGCCGACGGGCTGCCGGTCTGGATCTATCAGTTCAAGGTCGCCCGGCAGCGCAGCATCCCCGAGGCGCCCGACGCGGCATCGCGTGAGGCCACCGCCCAGCGATTCGCCGACGCGGTGACCGCCATCTGGCACGGGTGGGTCGAGGTGGACCGGTTCAACGAACTGGTGTTGCGTGCCGACCTGACCTGGCAGCAGGTGGTCATTCTGCGCGCCTACGCGAAGTACCTGCGCCAGGCGGGTTTTCCGTACAGCCAGTCGCACATCGAGTCGGTGGTCAACGAGAACCCACACACCACACGGTCATTGGTGCAACTGTTCGAGGCGCTGTTCGACCCGTCCGAGGACACCGCGGGCGCCCGGGATGCCCAGGGGGCGGCGGCTGCCGTCGCCGCCGACATCGACGCCCTGGTGAGCCTGGACACCGACCGGGTGCTGCGCGCGTTCGCCACCCTGATCCAGGCCACGCTGCGGACCAACTATTTTGTGCAGCAGCCGGATTCGGCGCGCCAACGCGGCGTGGTGGCGATGAAGCTGAACCCCGGCCTGATCAACGAGCTGCCTTTGCCGCGGCCAAAATTCGAGATCTTCGTGTACTCACCCCGGGTGGAGGGCGTGCACCTGCGGTTCGGGTTCGTGGCCCGCGGCGGGTTGCGCTGGTCGGATCGCCGTGAGGACTTCCGCACCGAGATCCTCGGTCTCGTCAAGGCCCAGGCGGTGAAGAACGCGGTCATCGTGCCCGTCGGCGCCAAGGGCGGGTTCGTGGTCAAACGACCGCCCGAGCCCACCGGCGATGCCGCCGTCGACCGCGAGGCGACCCGCGCCGAAGGCGTTGCGTGCTACCAACTTTTCATCTCCGGACTGCTCGACGTGACCGACAACGTCGACAAGGGAACCGGTGCCGTCGTCACCCCACCGGACGTGGTGCGGCGTGACGGGGAGGACGCCTATCTGGTGGTCGCGGCCGACAAGGGCACGGCCACGTTCTCCGACATCGCCAACGAGGTCGCCAAGTCCTACGGGTTCTGGCTGGGCGACGCGTTCGCCTCGGGCGGTTCCATCGGCTACGACCACAAGGCCATGGGTATCACCGCCAAGGGCGCGTGGGAGTCGGTGAAGCGGCACTTCCGGGAGATGGGGGTGGACACCCAGAGCCAAGACTTCACCGTCGTCGGCGTCGGCGACATGAGCGGCGATGTGTTCGGCAACGGCATGCTGCTCTCGAAGCACATCCGGCTCATCGCCGCCTTCGACCATCGGCACATCTTCGTCGATCCCAACCCCGACGCGGCGGTGTCGTGGGTGGAACGCAAGCGCCTGTTCGAGCTGCCGCGGTCCAGCTGGGAGGACTACGACGCCAAGCTGATCAGCGAAGGCGGCGGTGTCTTCAGCCGTCAGCAGAAGTCCATCCCGATCAGCCCGCAGGCCCGCGCGGCGCTCGGGATCGACGGTGACATAGAGGAACTCACGCCGCCCGCCCTGATGAAGGCCATCCTCAAGGCGCCCGTGGACCTGCTGTGGAACGGCGGGATCGGCACCTACGTCAAGGCCGAGACCGAGGCCGACGTCGGTGATCGCGCCAACGACCAGATCCGGGTGTGCGGAAACGAGGTGCGGGCCAAGGTCATCGGCGAAGGCGGCAACCTTGGTGTGACGTCCCTGGGGCGCATCGAATTCGACCTGGCCGGCGGCCGGATCAACACCGATGCGCTGGACAACTCCGCGGGTGTGGACTGCTCCGACCACGAGGTCAACATCAAGATCCTGATCGACTCGCTGGTCACCGCGGGCAAGGTGAGTCCCGCCGAACGCACAGAGTTGTTGTTGTCGATGACCGACGAGGTCGGTGCCCTGGTGCTGACCGACAACAAGGATCAGAACGACCTGATGGGCACCAGCCGGGCCAACGCCGCGAGCATGCTCTCGGTCCACGCCCGGATGATCAAGGAGTTCGTCGCCAACCGCGGTCTCAACCGTGAGCTGGAGGCGTTGCCCTCGGAGAAGGAGGTCAAGCGCCGCGTCGACGCCGGAATCGGTTTGACCTCACCGGAATTGGCGACACTGATGGCACACGTCAAGCTCAATCTCAAGGATGACGTGCTGGCCAGTGACCTACCCGAGCAGGAGGTGTTCGCCTCCCGGCTGCCGCGGTACTTCCCGGAGAAGCTGCGGAAGCAGTTCACCAGCGAGATCCGGTCGCACCAGCTGCGCCGGGAGATCGTCACCACCATGCTGGTCAACGATCTCGTCGACACCAGCGGGATCAGCTACGCGTACCGCATCACCGAGGATGTCGGGGTCGGCCCGGTCGACGCGGTGCGCAGCTACGTCGCCACCGACGCCATCTTCGGGATCGGCAAGGTGTGGCGCGAGATCCGGGCAGCCGGTGACGAAGGGGTCCCGGTGTTCGTGACCGACCGGATGACGCTGGATCTGCGCCGGCTGGTCGATCGGGCCGGGCGCTGGCTGCTCAACTACCGTCCGCAGCCGCTGGCGGTCGGTGCCGAGATCAACCGGTTCGCCGCGAAGGTGTCCGCCCTGCGCCCGCACATGCCGCAATGGCTGCGCGGTGACGACAAGGCCATCGTCGAGAAAGAGGCCGGGGAGTTCTCCGCGCAGGGGGTGTCCGACGAACTGGCGTATGCCGTGGCGACCGGGCTGTACCAGTACAGCCTGCTCGACGTGATCGACATCTCCGACATCGTCGACCGAGAACCCGCCGAGGTGGCCGACACCTACTTCGCGCTGATGGATCGCCTCGGTGCCGATGGGCTGCTCACCGCGGTGTCCCAGCTGGGCCGCGACGACCGGTGGCATTCCTTGGCGCGGTTGGCGATTCGCGACGACATCTACGGTTCGCTTCGGGCCCTGTGCTTCGACGTGCTCGCCGTCGGTGAACCCGACGAGACCGGCGAGGAGAAGATCGCCGAGTGGGAGCTGACCAACAGCTCCCGGGTGACCCGCGCCCGCCGCACGCTGACCGAGATATACCAAGATGGTGAGCAGGATCTGGCAACGCTGTCTGTGGCGGCGCGGCAGATCCGCAGCATGACACGAACGAGTGGAACGGGAACAACTGCGTGA
- the ettA gene encoding energy-dependent translational throttle protein EttA, whose translation MAEFIYTMRKVRKAHGDKVILDDVFLNFLPGAKIGVVGPNGAGKSSVLKIMAGIDQPNNGDAFLQPGATVGILMQEPQLDETKTVRENVEAGVAIKAKLNRYNEVAELMATDYTDELMEEMGHLQEELDAADAWDIDSQLEQAMDALRCPPPDEPVTHLSGGERRRVALCKLLLSKPDLLLLDEPTNHLDAESVLWLEQHLANYKGAILAVTHDRYFLDNVAEWILELDRGRAYPYEGNYSTYLEKKAERLEVQGKKDQKLQKRLKEELAWVRSGAKARQAKNKARLDRYEEMAAEADKTRKLDFEEIQIPAPPRLGNLVVEVSHLDKGFEGRTLIKDLSFTLPRNGIVGVIGPNGVGKTTLFKTIVGLEQPDSGEVKVGETVKLSYVDQSRAGIDPKKNVWEVVSDGLDYIEVGHNEIPSRAYVSAFGFKGPDQQKPAGVLSGGERNRLNLALTLKEGGNLILLDEPTNDLDVETLSSLENALDQFPGCAVVISHDRWFLDRTCTHILAWEGDDDNEAKWFWFEGNFGAYEENKIQRLGAEAARPHRVTHRRLTRD comes from the coding sequence ATGGCCGAATTCATCTACACGATGCGCAAGGTCCGCAAGGCGCACGGCGACAAGGTCATCCTTGACGACGTCTTCCTGAACTTCCTTCCGGGAGCCAAGATCGGCGTTGTCGGTCCCAACGGGGCCGGTAAGTCGAGTGTGCTGAAGATCATGGCCGGCATCGACCAGCCCAACAACGGCGACGCCTTCCTCCAACCCGGCGCGACGGTCGGCATCCTGATGCAGGAGCCGCAGCTCGACGAAACCAAGACGGTCCGCGAGAACGTCGAGGCCGGCGTGGCGATCAAGGCCAAGCTCAACCGGTACAACGAGGTGGCCGAGCTGATGGCCACCGACTACACCGATGAGCTCATGGAAGAGATGGGTCATCTGCAGGAGGAGCTCGACGCCGCCGATGCCTGGGACATCGACTCCCAGCTCGAGCAGGCCATGGACGCGCTGCGCTGCCCGCCGCCCGACGAGCCCGTCACCCACCTCTCCGGCGGTGAGCGCCGCCGCGTGGCGCTGTGCAAGTTGCTGCTGTCCAAACCGGATCTGCTGCTGCTCGACGAGCCCACCAACCACCTCGACGCCGAGAGCGTGCTGTGGCTCGAACAGCACTTGGCCAACTACAAGGGCGCCATCCTCGCCGTCACCCACGATCGCTACTTCCTCGACAACGTCGCCGAGTGGATCCTCGAGCTCGACCGCGGCCGCGCCTACCCGTATGAGGGCAACTACTCGACCTACCTGGAGAAGAAGGCCGAGCGCCTGGAGGTGCAGGGCAAGAAGGACCAGAAGCTGCAGAAACGGCTGAAGGAAGAGCTGGCCTGGGTGCGTTCGGGTGCCAAGGCCCGGCAGGCCAAGAACAAGGCACGTCTGGACCGCTACGAGGAGATGGCCGCCGAGGCCGACAAGACCCGCAAGCTCGACTTCGAGGAGATCCAGATCCCGGCGCCGCCGAGGCTGGGCAACCTCGTGGTCGAGGTGAGCCACCTCGACAAGGGCTTCGAGGGCCGCACGCTCATCAAGGACCTGTCCTTCACGTTGCCCCGCAACGGCATCGTCGGCGTCATCGGTCCCAACGGTGTCGGTAAGACCACGCTGTTCAAAACCATCGTCGGCCTCGAACAGCCCGACAGCGGTGAGGTCAAGGTCGGTGAGACGGTCAAGCTGAGCTACGTCGACCAGAGCCGCGCGGGCATCGACCCGAAGAAGAACGTCTGGGAAGTCGTCTCCGACGGCCTGGACTACATCGAGGTCGGCCACAACGAGATCCCGTCGCGGGCCTACGTGTCGGCGTTCGGGTTCAAGGGACCGGATCAGCAGAAGCCGGCGGGCGTGCTGTCCGGCGGTGAGCGCAACCGGCTGAACCTGGCGCTGACCCTCAAAGAGGGGGGAAACCTGATCCTGCTCGACGAGCCGACCAACGACCTCGATGTCGAGACGCTGTCCTCGCTCGAGAACGCGCTTGACCAGTTCCCCGGCTGCGCCGTGGTGATCAGCCACGACCGGTGGTTTTTGGACCGCACCTGCACGCACATCCTGGCGTGGGAGGGCGACGACGACAACGAGGCCAAGTGGTTCTGGTTCGAGGGCAACTTCGGTGCCTACGAGGAGAACAAGATCCAACGTCTCGGTGCCGAAGCAGCGCGCCCGCACCGGGTGACCCACCGGAGACTGACCCGCGACTGA